The genomic DNA AAACAACCAACTTCTATAGCACTTCAATATACAACATTAAAcaattatttgtatatatattatatattgtaacatttatttacatttattttgtttctataattatataatattctaTTTTGCCAGAATTATAGTACTTGtgctatacagtaaatatatacaaaaagtTATGATTGTATTAGTAATGTTTTTATGCAATTTAAAGTATATAAATGACacacaatatttaaaatattactgaAGAATATCATAAGAATAAATAACAGATATTaacagaaattaaaataatttgttcaattttatttttactcaatAACTGCATTAACAAGAATACATAACCAAGAAGATATATTTATTGCATGTTGCAACAAAAACTTTACAGTTAGTATGTAGTGTTAATGTATCACTTACATGGGGCAAGAGGTGCAGCAGGGCATCTCCACAGAGTGTGCCCACTGCCATACCAGCCATCGGGCAGAGAAACATCTGTAGTATAGATGGTTGAAGCAGGGGTGCCAATCCCAAGGCAAACAGGGAGGGCAGACTGATCACAAAGAGAGCCAAGGAGGACCAACCTAGTGCTGAGACATAATCACCTTGTTTAACCTTTACTATCATGAAAATAAACACAAGCTGATTCTGATATCGCATTTATcatttgtcattaacaattaAAACATATACCTCTGAGGAAACTCTCACTGGTTTTGCTCCCCTGTCCAACCACCTCTGTGTGTTGTAGACAAACTCCGCTGTCAATCTCGAAGAGGAGGGCAGGGCACAGGAAAGTGAAATGTACAGGAGTGATATGGGATGCTTTGCAAAGCCCAAAGTTCCACAGAAGCTGGGTAACATTCAGACACTGCAATAAGGAAATGCGTGGAAGATAAAGCGATATGATCTACGATTCAAAGAAAATTTGCTGATGGATGACAAAGAATCACCATAGAAGCCCCCAAAAAGCATTTTTCTCCATGCATGGCCATTCCAAAGAAGCTGTGCATATTGACAAtagaattatttataatatacactcactgagcactttattaggaacactatggtcctaataaagtgctcaatgtagtcttcttctgttgtagtaaatccgcctcaaggttcaacatgttgtacattctgagatgctatactgctcactacagttgtacagagtggttatctgagttaccatagcctttctgtcagctcgaaccagtctggccattctccgttgacctctttcatcaacaaggtgtttctgtccgcagaactgccgctcaatggatgttttatgttattggcaccattctgagtaaactctagagaatgttgtgcatgaaaataacaggagatcagcagttaagaaatactcaaaccagcccgtctggcaccaaaaatcaggacacggtcgaaatcactgagatcacgttttttccccattctgattgctgatgtgaacattaactgaagctcctgacccgtatctgcatgattttatgcactgcactgctgccacacgattgactgattagatagtcacatgaataagtaggtgtacaggtgttcctaataaagtgctcagtgagtgtatttgttGAAGGCAACAGATAAATCGCAAATATTTCATTAGATTATAGTAAATGTTTTACAAGTGCCAAAATATTTTGGAGGGCccttaaaagcatgaaatgaaTGAGAATGCTAACATAGCTTGCTCCAGATATTACGTATAGTATATAGACATCTGTGGTTTCATCTCCTATGATTTACAAAAGATGATCTTTCCTGTTCTACAATATTGTGACCTCATTCAACCTTGAAAAGGAAATTCAAGAGTATTTGAACTGAATCTTACTGACTGCACAAATGAAGATAGCAAAAGACCTTTGGCCATGTGATAGTGAAGAGGATTCGTAGTAGACTTTGTCCATTTACAACACTCTAATAGGAAGTTCAGGAGTTAACTCACATTCCCATGAAGGTGTTTGTCTGTCAGGTGATCTGAAAGCAGTGAATCATGAGTTTGTGTCGTAGGCCGGGATGTGGAAGATAGTCAGACTTTGAGTGACTCCATTCTGCAGAAGATCCACTGAGCACTGATTTAATGTGAGGTCTAGGACTGAATGTTTAAACAAGTTTAATTAGTGGTGTTGGTATAagtaaaggataatgtacagtcagttggtcattatcgcaaaataaacctcaACAAGGTGATTAGGACACAAAGCAAAGCATGCATCACCCAAAAGAGGTTTATATTGCCATAATGCAATACATTATACAAATTATTGTATGACTACTTTACAAActaacaaataaatgaaataagaaaaatgaaatgttgatttgagtttaaattatgtgagaagaaagaaattgcgGAGTGATACAAGACACTTAAAAACTAGTAGAGCGCAGTAGATTGGTTGCAATAGTCAACGGTCAAATACACAGTTTTGTGGTCATTTTACACAGCGGccgaccaatcagaatcaagtattccagagagccgtgtaataaaagGCTGTGCAATTTTTTTTGTCAGTTCATTGACAATAATCAAACTCTGAACCAGATGGGAATAACCACACATGGGAAATCCAAAGTGAATgttcattttataaatgcaacacaaAACCAAAATAATGCTTTGGGCAACTGTGATTTCTGACCTTTCTGCGAGTTGGGGTGGGGTTGTGGACTGATGAGGATCACGAGGGTCTTCAAGTGAGTGGGAATGGGATAAGGGTTGAGAAGAATACTTCACCCCACCATGTCGGATCTCAAGGACACTGACCTCCCCCAGACCTAAACTTCCCAGTAACTTGTGCAGGCCCTCATAGGTCAAAGTCCCATTGTTCCCATACTGCAGGAAAAGGCATTGCAGGTAGTAACCCTTCAGGTGAGAGAGTTTGAGAGACGTTCATGAATGATTATTTTAACATCAGACATAATTCTCAAGGTCAACACATGTCAATGTCTTTATGATGGTACATAAGTGTAATAAACTCAGCCGGCCACCCTGACCCGACCACCAAATTTCAACATGAGTACTGAAACTACAGCCCTAACCAAGCTGAATTTTGAGGGATTGCATCAGAGTAATTTGCtttgctgaaaatgacagcaaaattctgcgCCTGCTGATCAGGACATActtatttgcaaaatcatacacgtttacaagttttgatgcagcattttgtgcatacacaaaatgcaaggatttttgtgtgtttgctggtattcaagaaaatctgcttgccaatttacagtattagtcttacatattcaattgagcaggggtgtgcagttattttggtGTTGGGGCCAGATCAGATGTTCagtagaacatggaacagagaagataatTTCTgtatagttttatcttttaagcccagacatgcactcaatgaatgatgcacaattttctcaagtgtatactgatgggaccattctgcgattgcttgaagttttgctgctatactttctatcatgtgttagtaaaactgaataaaattattaattgattattttaccatacttcaatgcagtggtaatttagtattcaatttaacactttacatcaggagtctggtttataagtaaaataaaatattcgggaaagagattctaaaagcttattttaatgttggccgcaaagtggacccgtttacttgttttattctcagaacattatcaacctgtttacatgctcatgggtcatgatgtgggtcttgtcaatgtttggcaccccattcagcacacaactgaataaaacaggctgcataacactgataaatgattactgcctgAGTAACATTCaaatacaggtgtgagggacttcagcattttacaaataacacaaagaataaatatattcctctctcactctGTTTTACTCACGTGTCCCCTCCGTGCACTATTGAGCattaagttgttgttttttgcagagAGAAAGCACGTGCACTCGCATGTATgattgccagattgcataaattaagtatgacataaggcgacATATTTCCAtgttgtgcaagtataaatctctgattggggtgttgcatatattatctggcaaccctgagcatattaaaagcttatggatgcgcgataggtccaaaagccagataaatgaaagatctaataaaaaacgttcatgataaatcgacccgcgggcagcagtttgccctggtctgcaatagAGGGTGCTCAAAGGTTCGTTTGAGCGTGCTTAGCACAAGCtatctgacaaaacatttttacatatgtaGTATCAAAGGCAATGACTGGAATTGggtctctttatttttttatttattttttatttttatttatttattaaattttttttggtcTTAGACTCTTTAGACTTAGAATGTGCTTCATGTCCTAACATCTAAATTACTGGAATTGGTttgaagtcaaaaatattatttaacataactgAATTAACTAGATTAGGTTACACTACAAAAAGCTAGCTTTGCGGTTTAGAtaaagtagaaatagctccttaaggtaacaatagcaggttgccactttttacagtgatCTGTCATGTGACAGATGTGTTTGGCTCAACTATCTTAAGATTCAGAGAAAACTAAGTTTGAAAATGTTATAATGAAAATTTGTCTGaaagatgaagaaaaaaagaaaaacaaaattctcAGTTTCggtgttggcatagttactgcattttg from Myxocyprinus asiaticus isolate MX2 ecotype Aquarium Trade chromosome 29, UBuf_Myxa_2, whole genome shotgun sequence includes the following:
- the LOC127420204 gene encoding LOW QUALITY PROTEIN: zinc transporter ZIP10-like (The sequence of the model RefSeq protein was modified relative to this genomic sequence to represent the inferred CDS: inserted 2 bases in 2 codons); translation: MLNSARRGHGYYLQCLFLQYGNNGTLTYEGLHKLLGSLGLGEVSVLEIRHGGVKYSSQPLSHSHSLEDPRDPHQSTTPPQLAESPRPHIKSVLSGSSAEWSHSKSDYLPHPGLRHKLMXSLLSDHLTDKHLHGNCLNVTQLLWNFGLCKASHITPVHFTFLCPALLFEIDSGVCLQHTEVVGQGSKTSESFLRALGWSSLALFVISLPSLFALGLAPLLQPSILQMFLCPMAGMAVGTLCGDALLHLLPHFDLDSILGSSSLNQNESSETGHGHSHVQPGSEKTGIRSMAWMVVVGNGIHNLTDGLAIGVAFSLSLMGGLSTTIAVFCYELLHELGDLALLLAAGWPICRLAVFSALSALLGFLDVLTGTALGNQWVAHSPWILTMTAGVFLYVALADMMPEMLHRDAGSLSPMKHFLLQSLGLLIGGXHHALYRPL